One region of Triticum aestivum cultivar Chinese Spring chromosome 6B, IWGSC CS RefSeq v2.1, whole genome shotgun sequence genomic DNA includes:
- the LOC123139876 gene encoding 3-ketoacyl-CoA thiolase 2, peroxisomal isoform X2: MEKAIDRQRVLLAHLLPSSSAAPSRISASACAAGDSAAYQRSSCFGDDVVIVAAYRTPICKAKRGGFKDTYPEDLLTPVLKAVLDKTGINPAEIGDVVVGTVLGPGSQRAIECRTSSLLAGIPETVPVRTVNRQCSSGLQAVADVAAAIKAGFYDIGIGAGLESMSVNSVGWEGQVNPRVIELQKAQDCLLPMGITSENVAQRYGVTREEQDKAAAESHARAAAATASGKFKDEIIPVHTKLIDPKTGEEKKVVISVDDGIRPGTTLSGLAKLKTVFKKDGTTTAGNSSQVSDGAGAVLLMKRSVAVSKGLPILGVFRSFVAVGVDPAVMGVGPAVAIPAAVKSAGLEIDDIDLFELNEAFASQFVYCCNKLGLDRSKVNVNGGAIAMGHPLGATGARCISTLLNEMKRRGRDCRFGVVTMCIGSGMGAAAVFERGDSVDELSNGRHTQSHNFLSKDAAK; this comes from the exons ATGGAGAAGGCGATCGACCGGCAGCGCGTGCTCCTCGcgcacctcctcccctcctcctccgccgccccgtcCCGGATATCC GCGTCGGCGTGCGCGGCCGGGGACAGCGCCGCCTACCAGAGGAGCTCCTGCTTCGGGGACGACGTCGTCATCGTCGC CGCCTACCGGACGCCGATATGCAAGGCCAAGCGAGGGGGCTTCAAGGACACGTACCCGGAGGACCTTCTTACTCCTGTCCTCAAG GCTGTCCTGGACAAAACTGGAATCAACCCAGCTGAAATCGGCGACGTTGTGGTCGGGACGGTGCTAGGCCCAGGTTCTCAGCGTGCGATCGAGTGCAGGACGTCATCTCTGTTAGCTGGAATTCCTG AGACCGTCCCCGTGAGAACTGTGAACCGCCAATGCTCATCGGGGCTACAGGCAGTAGCAGATGTTGCTGCTGCAATAAAAGCTGGTTTCTATGACATAG GGATTGGTGCAGGTCTTGAATCCATGTCGGTGAACTCCGTTGGTTGGGAAGGCCAAGTAAACCCAAGA GTCATTGAACTACAGAAAGCACAGGATTGTCTTCTACCCATGGGAATAACATCTGAAAATGTTGCTCAGCGATACGGTGTAACCAGAGAAGAGCAAGATAAGGCCGCT GCTGAGTCTCATGCGAGAGCTGCTGCAGCCACGGCTTCTGGAAAGTTCAAGGATGAGATTATTCCGGTGCATACAAAG CTTATTGACCCCAAAACTGGAGAGGAAAAGAAAGTTGTGATATCAGTGGATGATGGGATTAGGCCAGGGACCACGCTATCTGGATTGGCCAAGCTTAAGACAGTTTTTAAGAAGGATGGGACTACAACTGCAG GTAATTCTAGCCAAGTGAGTGATGGTGCTGGAGCCGTTCTTCTCATGAAGAGATCTGTAGCGGTGAGCAAGGGGCTCCCTATACTTGGCGTTTTCAG GAGTTTCGTTGCTGTTGGAGTGGATCCAGCTGTTATGGGCGTCGGTCCTGCGGTCGCCATACCTGCTGCAGTGAAGTCTGCTGGCCTTGAGATTGATGATATTGATCTCTTTGAATTGAACGAG GCCTTTGCCTCCCAATTTGTCTACTGCTGCAACAAGCTGGGCCTCGACCGGTCAAAGGTGAACGTGAATGGAGGAGCCATCGCTATGGGGCATCCTCTTGGCGCAACAG GTGCCCGGTGCATCTCTACGCTTCTGAACGAAATGAAGCGCCGGGGCAGGGACTGCAGATTCGGCGTGGTGACCATGTGCATCG GGTCCGGCATGGGCGCGGCGGCCGTGTTCGAGCGGGGCGACTCGGTGGACGAGCTCTCCAATGGGCGCCACACCCAGTCGCACAACTTCCTGTCCAAGGATGCTGCAAAGTAG
- the LOC123139876 gene encoding 3-ketoacyl-CoA thiolase 2, peroxisomal isoform X1 has translation MEKAIDRQRVLLAHLLPSSSAAPSRISASACAAGDSAAYQRSSCFGDDVVIVAAYRTPICKAKRGGFKDTYPEDLLTPVLKAVLDKTGINPAEIGDVVVGTVLGPGSQRAIECRTSSLLAGIPETVPVRTVNRQCSSGLQAVADVAAAIKAGFYDIGIGAGLESMSVNSVGWEGQVNPRVRILDARCTLLHVTYSACALVTHSSLQVIELQKAQDCLLPMGITSENVAQRYGVTREEQDKAAAESHARAAAATASGKFKDEIIPVHTKLIDPKTGEEKKVVISVDDGIRPGTTLSGLAKLKTVFKKDGTTTAGNSSQVSDGAGAVLLMKRSVAVSKGLPILGVFRSFVAVGVDPAVMGVGPAVAIPAAVKSAGLEIDDIDLFELNEAFASQFVYCCNKLGLDRSKVNVNGGAIAMGHPLGATGARCISTLLNEMKRRGRDCRFGVVTMCIGSGMGAAAVFERGDSVDELSNGRHTQSHNFLSKDAAK, from the exons ATGGAGAAGGCGATCGACCGGCAGCGCGTGCTCCTCGcgcacctcctcccctcctcctccgccgccccgtcCCGGATATCC GCGTCGGCGTGCGCGGCCGGGGACAGCGCCGCCTACCAGAGGAGCTCCTGCTTCGGGGACGACGTCGTCATCGTCGC CGCCTACCGGACGCCGATATGCAAGGCCAAGCGAGGGGGCTTCAAGGACACGTACCCGGAGGACCTTCTTACTCCTGTCCTCAAG GCTGTCCTGGACAAAACTGGAATCAACCCAGCTGAAATCGGCGACGTTGTGGTCGGGACGGTGCTAGGCCCAGGTTCTCAGCGTGCGATCGAGTGCAGGACGTCATCTCTGTTAGCTGGAATTCCTG AGACCGTCCCCGTGAGAACTGTGAACCGCCAATGCTCATCGGGGCTACAGGCAGTAGCAGATGTTGCTGCTGCAATAAAAGCTGGTTTCTATGACATAG GGATTGGTGCAGGTCTTGAATCCATGTCGGTGAACTCCGTTGGTTGGGAAGGCCAAGTAAACCCAAGAGTAAGGATTCTGGACGCACGCTGTACTTTGCTCCATGTAACTTACTCTGCTTGTGCCTTGGTAACACATTCTTCTTTGCAGGTCATTGAACTACAGAAAGCACAGGATTGTCTTCTACCCATGGGAATAACATCTGAAAATGTTGCTCAGCGATACGGTGTAACCAGAGAAGAGCAAGATAAGGCCGCT GCTGAGTCTCATGCGAGAGCTGCTGCAGCCACGGCTTCTGGAAAGTTCAAGGATGAGATTATTCCGGTGCATACAAAG CTTATTGACCCCAAAACTGGAGAGGAAAAGAAAGTTGTGATATCAGTGGATGATGGGATTAGGCCAGGGACCACGCTATCTGGATTGGCCAAGCTTAAGACAGTTTTTAAGAAGGATGGGACTACAACTGCAG GTAATTCTAGCCAAGTGAGTGATGGTGCTGGAGCCGTTCTTCTCATGAAGAGATCTGTAGCGGTGAGCAAGGGGCTCCCTATACTTGGCGTTTTCAG GAGTTTCGTTGCTGTTGGAGTGGATCCAGCTGTTATGGGCGTCGGTCCTGCGGTCGCCATACCTGCTGCAGTGAAGTCTGCTGGCCTTGAGATTGATGATATTGATCTCTTTGAATTGAACGAG GCCTTTGCCTCCCAATTTGTCTACTGCTGCAACAAGCTGGGCCTCGACCGGTCAAAGGTGAACGTGAATGGAGGAGCCATCGCTATGGGGCATCCTCTTGGCGCAACAG GTGCCCGGTGCATCTCTACGCTTCTGAACGAAATGAAGCGCCGGGGCAGGGACTGCAGATTCGGCGTGGTGACCATGTGCATCG GGTCCGGCATGGGCGCGGCGGCCGTGTTCGAGCGGGGCGACTCGGTGGACGAGCTCTCCAATGGGCGCCACACCCAGTCGCACAACTTCCTGTCCAAGGATGCTGCAAAGTAG